In Glycine soja cultivar W05 chromosome 10, ASM419377v2, whole genome shotgun sequence, the genomic stretch AACTCGTTCAATGTTCTGATCTGGAGCTTGTCTCAATTCTCTATACTTGCTTTTCTCCTTTAATTTCCTGAAAATTTGAACTAACTTCTCTATTAATCATGATTTTTTGGAATATGATCTGTAATTTATTGTAGAATATAATTCTAAGTTCTCTTTCTAAGATTCCTgctttattttaatgataattattagatgtgtttttatattttcaagacatgcatttactttttcatttaataatgtttttatagTAGTAACTTTTAATGCAAATggcattcctttttttttttttttggtagtttCATGAAGTTTAAGATAGTATACCACCTGTACCGAGAAATTGAGAATGATAACATGTACTGTATgcgacaaattttttttttgtagctaTGAGTCTTTGCGAGTATCTGTACATGGCTATTTCATGTTTTAAGGCATATACCGTTTCTTGTATTTTCAATCGTTTCATGTTTCATTGAGTTCATTGTACTTTCTTCACATCGCATGTATCCACTTTACTAGCTGTAATATAATTCTGTATCTCATAGCCAGCTTTTATTTAGTGTCATCATTCATGGTATACCACCATGACTACAGACCATTATACTTAATATTCAATGCACAAGGTCTTACCTTCACACTAATTCTGGCAGGACTATCTGGCAGACCCTGCAACCACGGACTTGGCTTACAGTGCAATTTTGGGACATACTATTGCAGAGAGGGAGCGGAGGTAATTATCCGTTGTAACATTTTTTGTTGATAAAGGGTAGTCATGAGATTGTCCAGACTGCATCAAACCATTGCTCTTATGATGCATCATTTTGTTCACATGGATGGTCTTCTATATTTTAGACTTATCACACAACCATGTTGTTTCTTGCAATTTAGATTTACATTGAcaactatttctttttctttataagtTTTTCTGTTTAGAATTACGTAAATCACTTTGAGTTTCAATTTTCTGCTgctaacatttaaaattattttcaccaGTCCTGCAGTAGTCTCAAGGTGTGTGACACTTTTCAAACGCTATCTTCTAAGGTATGTTATTTGAATGAGTGGGTATTCTATTCTATGGTAACATTATCTGAGACATCGTCTCTGTGTCATCCTAATTTCTTGAAACTGCTTGTCGCTATAATGttggtttattttaataaaaggaaaaagagtacTCAACCTCCCTAAACACTACCTCTTTTACAAATGGACACCCTAAACTTTAGCTTTGATTCAATTGATCCACATTACTCACTTTGCAAATAAATATCTTAAACATTAATTTCATCCCAATGAATCCTTAAACTTTACTCTCTTTCTAAACAACCATcttaaacattaattttgtaCCAATGGATCCTAAAACTTTACCTCTTTTTACATATAGAcacctaaattttaattttatcttagttaatccttaaaatttatccatttttaaataaactctTATATTCAATATGGGTTAAATTACTAACAGAGAAGAAGTCTATACCggttatttatttcaaatttcaataatttattagttttattttcataaatcacTTTTCCAAAcattaaaaatcaaaaggattttttaaaaattcatatatatttttattctattttaatataTGGAAAAATggaatgtaacaaaaaaaaaaaagattaatgaaTGATTGACATTTTTGTTGGTCTTAACCTTCCGGTTCATCAAGGGAAAGGGATCCTGACTAATTCAGAGTTTGGCCGGGAGGTAAATAAAGTCTGACCAAGAATTGTTTCTGTCAAGAATCGAACTTGGGTAGTACCCGAACGATTCAACCTTAATTTCAGCACATTAACCACTTGTGCCCAACCACTTAGCTGAATGATTGACATTTAAGATAAGTAAACTATTGATATTTCTTTTTCGTTAGTAATTTAACTCTAACATGATAGGAATTAGTAAGAACTATTTTGTAAAAAGGAGAGTTTAAGGATCAATTGGAATGATCATAAAGTTCAAGGTGtctattttcaaaaaatgtgtaaagtttaaatattagtttggaacgaaattaaagtacatgatatttttttgcAGAAGAGTTTAGAGTGTCTATTTGCAAAaggaataaacttttttttttttggggggggggggggtgtattcttttccttcaattaaAAACTTCATTTATCTAACCCTCTCTCACCCCTACCTCTGAATCAttaaatggataaaaaaaaaagaaaataggatCCCTGAATAAAGCCCAACAGGTCATGGTCATGGAATATGGATTGTGATTTAGTAAATAGCCTAATCTATCTTGACTTTGATTCTCTCTTTCTTCCCTCTGTTTGTTTTGTGGGGAGGGGGTTGGTAGATGCGGTGCATATTTTGTCATTTAGTTTAACACTCTTTAATCAATAACTTGAATGCATTTTCTTTAGCTTTGTGTTACAGTGTTACACAAGAAAGCATTATTTGTTACTTGCTACTTATGCTATTAAGACTTAAGAGTTCTCAACTAGTTAATTTATACAGATACAAACCAAGTGAGGAGACTTTAATTCAGATAGATCTTTTTTGTTCAACCATTATTGCTCAATGTGATATTAATCTGAATCGACCATGGTCAAGATCTTTGAATCAACAAACTGGTGCTTTAGCAACATCCACAAATACATCTCCTTTGCCTGTATCTAGTTTTACTTCTGGGGCAATTCTCAAATCACTGAGTTATGTGCGTTCCCTTGTGGCTCAACACATTCCGAAGCGGCATTTTCTACCAGCTTCATTAGCCGGACCACCTTCTGCGTCGGGACAATCACTGCCAACATTGTCATCGTTGTTGAGTAAATCCTTCAATTCCCAACTATGTCCAGCAAGTGTCACCGAATCAGTGGAGAAGGATTCAGTCACTTCATCTATTTCTAAGTtatcaaaaattgaaaaaattgatgaaaaagacGAACTTGGGTTCATTGCCCATGATATTTTACAATGGCGTTGGCTTGATAAACAGCAGTCATCATCAATGAAAGCTGAcaggtaattaatattttatatttggtttTGATCTACAGGTCTAGGTGTTGTGTTAATGGCCACTGTTGTTTAtatttctgttatttgttttaatttatctcTTCTAAAATTGCTTCAGAAATTTATATTGgtttttcaaacatattttaatacaGTGATCATGCTGTAAATTCACAAGGCATGAGAGCATATAATTTCTTAGAAGTTGGTGCTGCAGCTCTACTTGAAGGAGACATTGGAGCTAAGATGAAGGGGCAACCATGGAAATATTTTGGGACGGATGATATGCCTTATCTGGATCAACTATTGCAGGCTTCTCCAGTAACATCATTTACTAATTCTGCATCTGCTTGTCCCCACCTGAGAGCAATAACAGCATCTAAACGCACAAAAGCAGGCCCTCGTCAAGTTTGGCATGTTCTTCTATCAGATAACTTTCTGTtctgatattttttattctcagatttttttctgtttcatctctgttttaatgaatttaaattttggagTAGTTTAGGTCTTGTTGCATTAGTTGTATGCAAGGAAATTCCTTACCTGCAAGGGATATTCATGTTAGGAGTGTTACTATTTGGGTTTGCTCTAGTTGTACTATAGTATTTCATCTAgaatattagtataaatataGGAGTATTAGTCTCTAATATGATTTCTATGGACAGGTTTGACTGTTTGAGGGCTATGCagtaattttaagttttgtttGGCAGTGACTTTGTTcaccataaatataaatatacacaAAACCTTAAATGCTATTTATATAACAAGTAATTGAATTGCTTTGGTACGATATAATATTCTCTTTTTACTTAGACAAAAGGCAAATtataatgtctttttttttctccactaCTTTTGACTTGCTAAATGCTTTTGATGATGTAATTTGCTAATCTGAACATAGTGATTCCTATAGGGAGGATTCTCCCGTGAGTACATTCCGTCCTCGAGCTCGACAACTCTTTCAGTACCGATATTACAGGTACAAATagagaaatttttgtatatacattccgtgatttaaaaatattttttaagtattttggtATATATTCCCTCCATCTCAAAATGGACGGGGTATAACACAACTTTTCCATTGAGTATGGCTTTAGGGACAAGTCTAATTGCTGTAACTGTTCTCCTGTTTAGATTcagaatatttttctttcttcgaTTAGAGCTAACAAcaataagatatatatatatatatatatatttaatggttAGCATTTCTATTGAAAAATCTGCAATCCTGAAAAACTTTTTAGGTTATGTAAAGAGATTCTCAATATAATGCTATAATTTGCTTTGGAATGCATGGTTCATATTTATTTGTAATGCTCcttttttaatctttgattGTGGTATATGCTTTCATCTCAAATTGTCTttctaatttatgtataataaacaATCAGTGTTTAAATCGGTGCTCTATATTTGTAATTGAATTCCAGAGGAAGTCGTGGAATCTACTAAAGTCATAGGGCCATAGGGGTGATCATGGATATACCCAACCTGACCAACCCACAAAATAAAAGGTTGGGTTAGACTCATGGGTTTGACCAGGTTGAATTTGTATTTAACCTGATTGAGTTCGGTTGGGTCTTGGCTTTAACAATTCCTATACTCGACCTGACCtgattatatgaaaaaaattaagaaacactTAATGTAACACTTagtataacaaataaaatagaaatttaatgTGATTTAGAGCATGTTTGGGATAGTATATTATTGGGATTTCAGCTGTTTGAGTAAAAACTTTCAGCATGTTTGAGTGGATGTACTTCATAGAATAGTTCTGGTTTTTGAGACAGGATAacaattttctttcaatttttataattttgtatttttcccTTTATGATAATAAACTTGATGAGCCAACCTGATCCAAATACAATTGGGTTAGGTTAGGCTAGCACCTAGAAACCTGACCCAGAAATTGTCGATAGGGTTTGATCCAAAATTTCCCCAATCCCAATCAATGATCACCCCCCTCAAGATGATGAAAGTGTGTGACCATATTTAACATACATATTAAGTTATTAACCAATTTAACCTTTTTGACTTGTAAAAACTTagcttataaaaagaaaaaacaatttaacctttCTGCTTTATCATCTTCCTTCCTTTGCCTCCTTCTCCTCTTCCTTTCTAATTCTTGATAgctgttttcattatttttcttactctcacaaattattaattatttttataaacaaattaatatataattatgtttcttgaatagaaaattgcatattgcttgttttcattgaaaaaaatttacatttgtTGATGATACACTGATTATTTATAGTTGTTATATTCTCTTTTTATCTTTCACTAAAGATAATCTTATGCTGACCAGTGAGCAACAACCTTTGCGATTGAATCCTGCTGAGGTATGTGAAGTCCTTGCTGCTGTTTGCTCAGAGCCTTCCCAAAATACCAATGTTATGATGTCAACTAGGCTAAGAAATAACAGTGGAAAAGCATCAATGGATGTGGCTGTTAGCGTCCTTATTAAACTTGTTATTGACACGTATGTTTCAATCCACTTATTATctgtttatattttctttcattcttggCTATAGGGATACAGTTGGTATGGGATTATTGTTTACATTCTGATAGTGGGTGGGCTGTTCTGAGTTGATAGTGTGTGGGTGGACTGTTTTGTAGGTATATTTTGGATTATCGGATTGCTACTCCACTCAcgctttctttgcttgaggtgATGAATAGACAAAGTACTTGTTTCCTATTAGCATTAcgacaatattttaaaatgtttttattgttaGTTGTTACTAACTGGATTTTCAAATACATCTTTCAGGAGATGCTTAGTTCTTCTAAAACAGCTTACAGGGTTCAAACATTTgatttaattctaaattttgGGGTTCATGCTCATCTCCTAGAGCCAATCATAGTGGATGATGCTTCCACAATTGAAGAAGAATATTCTCAAGAATCTTATTGTGATAGTGACACTCAACTTATGGCCCAAGGGAGCAGAAAAGGAAATTATCCGGACAAATTGGACACTTCCTCTGCAATTGATGATTTTGAGTCTtggattttaaatattttgtatgagATCCTACTTCTTCTTGTGCAGGTATTATTGATCCTCCTTTCCTATTGACCAACTTCGAGCTGAAAAAGAATTCCTAGGAgaatattaatgtttttgtttcttcgtAAATTTTCTTGGCTAGAATCATTTTATTAGTAGGTTCATACTGGTTAATTTATTTAGTCTATTCACTTGACATTATGACTTATGTTATACATGCAATGATGTCAAGAGATGCTATAGATATGAATGCTTGCCTTTTAAATGCTGtgccaatttagaaaaataaccaTCGATGCAATAGAAAGTCCTCGTTCTTGAACATGTACATTATTTGCATGTCACATTATGctttataaaataacattatatacAAATGGGATTATAGGATAGGTGGGTTGAAGAATTAGGAGGAAGCCAAATAAGGTTTTAGACCTTTAAAGATTAGGTCACTGATTTTGCTTTGGTGgattaccaattttttttattatatctttaGTGTAGAAATTCTTACAACAATGGTCTAATCATGATGTTCTCAACCTAACATTTTATGctgattaattgttttaaaCAGACTGAAGAAAAGGAGGAATCTGTCTGGGCATCTGCACTCAGTTGTTTACTTTATTTTCTCTGTGATAACGGAAAGATCCACAGAAATCGATTGCAAGTTCTTGACATAAGGGTGAGACATGATATTTCTctttcatattttcattttaccaGGATATCATGGAAAtcccatttttgttttattctgcTTTCGATTGAGTTTGTTCCTCCCCTTTAATAGACAGTAACTAGTAAGTAGTAATGCACTAATGCATACCCTTTGCATTCATAGTTTCAtgctatttccttttttttttcccattcattctttgtttttctgcaTAGCCACTCATTGAAGACAAGTGATTGGAACCATATCACAACGATTTCCATATTTGTCCTTCCCTTTCTGACTTcaattttctctcaaaatttttgtcattttatttcatttctatCTCCCCctctttctcttattttcttatcaCAGCACAGTAAAGAGAAAACCCATCATTGGAGTTCACTCCAGTCACTTGTCGAAGGCAAAAGATTGGAACCATCTCTTTCACAATTGCTATCCCTGACTTTATCTGCATTTTGTCCCTATGATTTTCCCTATTTGCCTTTCTCAATTTTCTCTCTACTTGAATCTTtggcaagtttttttttttctctgtccccattttttcacttcttttcttaTCACAGTAAAGAGAAAACCCATGCTGAAGTTAACTTCAATCTATTTGGTTATTCATACTGATATAAGAGCTGCTCATGGCTTCTTACCTTTGAAGACTTCCAGAATGATTGAGCATTTGAATGAAATTTAATGTTTAGACATGCACATAGCATTCAACTCAATTCCATTTTCTTGGAATCAGAGAATGTCCTGCAACTTATTAATGGGATAGTGTGGGGAAGAGAACGACAAAGGGGCCATTGGCTTGTGTTCTCTCACTACTTAAACCGATGTTTAGAATTTTAGATATACATGTACAACCAGcattaaactaattatttttggtcaattttttcctttgaaattttcttcttacTTATGTTTCTCAAAACAGTTTTTAAGAATAAATGGCACAAAGAGATTGTACTTCCAGTCCCAAACCCTAGGTGTTCTTTGGTCAGTCCATAGCCATGGTTTGTCTCCCTTTTCTAGGACATATGGCTATATGTAAATTGTATTGCTTAATGAAATTAAACCAAGAAGCAATTTTTAGACTAAAGTTTGTGAATTGggtctttttttttgtcttgagtCTTTTTGTAGCCAttcatttctttgttttgatagttagtgTGTGGTTCATGTCAATAgagttataaatatataatcattaattgTGATTACTCCATTTGGAAGTGATCAAGAGGGATTTCATGGTAAGTAACATCTTTGAAACTTCGGTCTTTAATTGAGCCAAATGGTGTCGTGTGATCCATGTAGCTGACTTAACCTAGTGGAATAAGGTTTTTTATTATAGTTGTTGTAATTGTGATTACCCCGATTAATTTACTTACACATTCTGCCTTTAGGTTATCAAAGCACTTATAGAAACCAGCAGAAAGAATTCCTGGGCAGAATTAGTTCATTGTAAGCTCATTTCCATGTTAGCTAACATGTTGTATGAGGTTCCTGATGAAGTTGTTGAGCTCCTACCTAGCACACCAAAGTTTCTCgtgaatcaacttgatctgaTTGGAGGAGTTCAATTTCTTTTACGTGAGGTATGCTTATTTTCAACCACAAGCTTGATATATAAGGAGAGGACATAAAATGTAGGATTTATTATTTCTATActgttataaatttaaaatttaaaatctataaatacTGTTTATATTGCCTACTTAACCAATAGTGTTAAGCATTGAACatttttgtgttatttataaTAGGATTGTACTGTCAAAGTAAAAGTGATTCTATCTATCCATCTACCAATCCATCTATATATAATCTGATTTTTGATTTTCAAGTACAACAAGCATTTAATCTTTTCCTCATAGGACAGTGCTTAATTCAGATCATACACACAACTAAGACTTATATATTTTCAATGCTtatgctttttgtttttttccggTAAGAGTGGGGGGGAgagggggggggaggggggtcaACTTTGGTTCAATTGCAATGCTACAACTCACAATTCTCAAATCGAGAAGTCAAGTGTAATACTAACCTTCTTAAGGTATACAAATCATAATGGACCTTGActatataagaaagaaaatactCTGAGATCATTCTTTTCCTTAAGTTGGAGATTTAAGGTGATGAATATGTAAAACTTTTTGGTATATAAATTTTCCATATTGTTTGATTTATAAGATAGTCTCTGCTTTCACAAGAGTGCAAGTGTAGAATGAAGACATGATCTAAAGTCCTTGTTATAccagtatttttaaatttgcaaTATTTGAAGGATTTCCtcccatttttttctttgttggatGCAGTATGCCCTTGTAAACTCGAGAGAGGAGAGGAAAAATCTGTATTCGGTGCTTTTTGACTATGTTCTGCATCAAGTTAATGAAAATTGCATAGCTACTGGAATCAATGAATATAGTGATGATGAGATCCAACCACTTGCAAGTCTACTTGCTCAAACAAATGCAGCTGAGGCATTTCATATTTCTGTTAAACTTGGGGTAGAAGGAATTGGGGAGCTTTTGAGGAGATCAATTGCATCTGCACTTTCGAGATATCCCAACAGTGAACGTCTAAATATGgtatttccatctttttctttttagtttgtaGGCAGAATAGTTTAATCTAAGTTGTTGACTGTTGAAAAATATGTATGCATATTCTTTGTTTAGATAGAAACTATACTAAATAGTATATGGAGGGTTAATGAATGTGACATATTGATACATTAAGAATTTTATTGAAAGCCTTGTTTCCTTTCCAATCTCAACCAGGAGCAAGGgctatattttttcttgaaattatGGGATTTTATGTATAGAGAGGAAGGGAGATTGAAATGCTGAATTGATATTAACTGAAATGTATTACAATGCAATGTATTGATGTGTTCAATATGTTCATAAAACCTAGAGTACTAATTTTGACTTAAACTAGCTAATAATAATCCTAACTAATAAGGGAAACAAATCTTGGGGGATAATCTATGATATGATAAGATATTTCTGCATATTCTAACACAGACAAACACACAATATAAGCCTCTAACgagcatttaattttttattcaatgaatGATAGAACTTAGTGCTGAGACATCTTTTTGGCAATGCTAAATTGTTGTCTGgtgtttgtaatttttaaattcaaatttattatgtaCATCTATGAGAATCAAAGACATGCTTTGTTTTTCAGTTCAAGAAACTTTATCAGCGTGTTCCCTCTTCTTTCATCTCACCAATAATCAATTGCAAGCTTGAATAACTGTCTTGAAGAAAGACTGAATGTTTCTGCATCTTCCTTGTCCCTAATGTTTGCTCTAATTTGCTGAATAATGTTAGGATGAATGTTACATGTGTTTAGGTTTATTTTCTAATTGCTATTAATCGTACATTTGTAGCTATTTAAATTTTACCTAGCTGTTGCCACTTTCATTGTGTTGTGACTTATGATTTGCAAATCATATATTGGCTTAACATACTCTTCTTTAGGCTGTCGGTATATTCTTTTTTGTCTCACTTGTTTCTCTTTAAATCTGTGCAGCTCTTGGATTTTGTGACAGAGAAATTTGATTCATTAATAAGTTCATTCACTCATTTGGATGAAGAGTTCTCTCATATGATTCAGATAACCAAAACTCACAAGTCTCTTGAAAATGTGGAAATTATTGCTCTAAGAAATGACATTGATCTGCAGGCAAAGCACTCGTGGGCCACTTTACATTcccttcttcattctgaaaGAATTGCTTACCGTCAGAATGGGTATATCTGGTTAGGTGATCTGCTTATTTCTGAAATCAGTGGGGAAAGCAATGGTACCATATGGTCAAATATAGAATACTTCCAGCAGAAATTTGCTCAAGTAGGAAAACAGGATTCTTCAGATATGTCAGATATTCCTTTGCCCATTTCACTTATGTGTGGgcttttaaaatcaaatcataaCTATATTAGATGGGGATTTTTATTTGTTCTTGAAAGGCTGCTTATGAGATGCAAATTTTTGTTAGATGAATATGAAATGCAACAATCAAGGAGGAGTGATCTTGCGAGTGGGCTGAAAGATTGGCATCTTGAGAAAGCCCATGCATTGATTGACATAATGAGCAGTGCTTTGTTGTTTCAGATAAATGAAAAAGATTGCACCAATAAGTATGAAACAGATCGCACCAATATTCTGAAAGTAATTATTTCTGAACTcagaatgcatttttttttcctctccaaATATCCTCATGTCATAgcaataaatacttaaaaaaatgttgagtCACACTAAGTTTGAAAAACCTGTTGTAAGTTAATATGCATGTTCTTTATGCTATCAAGGAAAGAGAAGAACCACTCAACCACACAATTTTCAATTTGGATGTAATTGGGGACCTATTTTTTTAGGAACCTCACGTTGTCCTTGTGTCATTAGTGAACTGATTGAGCATGgtctttttatgataattatataaTCATGGAAGTGGGTTTATTTGTTAGGTCAAGAAGCATTTcaagataaattaaattactatctACAAAATCTGAAATCACATAGGTGGCTAAATAGCTAACAGACACGTTAATGTTCATATTCATTATAATTTTCTGAATAGTAAACTTCAAATACTGTTTTGTTAATACTTAATAATATGACTCCTAGGGAACTACATTGGGAAAATTGTCTCTTTGAATATTTATGGTCTACCTGTTTTGCTCAACTCTTTGTTGTTTCTTAACAGATGTGTGACATATTATTATCCCAATTATGCCTAAGAGTTCCCCCTGCTATGGCCCTACCCAATGGAGATGATATGCAACATGACAGGATTTTAAATTGCTTCAGTTCAAACAAAATGTTTGATAGTGATAACCGTGCCCTTAAACAAGATACTTATCTCGTGGATGAACATATTGAGGAAGAAGCTGATGGAACTTCAAACTACCCTAAGAACTATCATCTTGTTCGTGAGACTGCAGCAATGGCAGCACTTCTTCTCCAAGGACAAGCCATTGCCTCAATGCAATTAATTGCGCGCATTCCTCTTGATTTGCTATTTTGGCCACTAATGCAATTGGCTGGAGCAGCAACAGATGATATTGCATTGGGT encodes the following:
- the LOC114369792 gene encoding uncharacterized protein LOC114369792, whose translation is MLISMETSNRVSMSSTTFSLSQMQQLPAISRLRSSFLKKLPEPLRRAVADCLSSPLTSVLEPSRTLRDYLADPATTDLAYSAILGHTIAERERSPAVVSRCVTLFKRYLLRYKPSEETLIQIDLFCSTIIAQCDINLNRPWSRSLNQQTGALATSTNTSPLPVSSFTSGAILKSLSYVRSLVAQHIPKRHFLPASLAGPPSASGQSLPTLSSLLSKSFNSQLCPASVTESVEKDSVTSSISKLSKIEKIDEKDELGFIAHDILQWRWLDKQQSSSMKADSDHAVNSQGMRAYNFLEVGAAALLEGDIGAKMKGQPWKYFGTDDMPYLDQLLQASPVTSFTNSASACPHLRAITASKRTKAGPRQVWEDSPVSTFRPRARQLFQYRYYSEQQPLRLNPAEVCEVLAAVCSEPSQNTNVMMSTRLRNNSGKASMDVAVSVLIKLVIDTYILDYRIATPLTLSLLEEMLSSSKTAYRVQTFDLILNFGVHAHLLEPIIVDDASTIEEEYSQESYCDSDTQLMAQGSRKGNYPDKLDTSSAIDDFESWILNILYEILLLLVQTEEKEESVWASALSCLLYFLCDNGKIHRNRLQVLDIRVIKALIETSRKNSWAELVHCKLISMLANMLYEVPDEVVELLPSTPKFLVNQLDLIGGVQFLLREYALVNSREERKNLYSVLFDYVLHQVNENCIATGINEYSDDEIQPLASLLAQTNAAEAFHISVKLGVEGIGELLRRSIASALSRYPNSERLNMLLDFVTEKFDSLISSFTHLDEEFSHMIQITKTHKSLENVEIIALRNDIDLQAKHSWATLHSLLHSERIAYRQNGYIWLGDLLISEISGESNGTIWSNIEYFQQKFAQVGKQDSSDMSDIPLPISLMCGLLKSNHNYIRWGFLFVLERLLMRCKFLLDEYEMQQSRRSDLASGLKDWHLEKAHALIDIMSSALLFQINEKDCTNKYETDRTNILKMCDILLSQLCLRVPPAMALPNGDDMQHDRILNCFSSNKMFDSDNRALKQDTYLVDEHIEEEADGTSNYPKNYHLVRETAAMAALLLQGQAIASMQLIARIPLDLLFWPLMQLAGAATDDIALGVAVGSKGRGNLPGAASDIRATLLLLLIGKCTADPVAFEDVGEERFFMELLNDRDSRVAYYSSAFLLKRMMTESPEKYQHMLQNLLFKAQQTNNEKLLENPYLQMCGILQLANDLGFDL